The sequence TCCTTTGCTGTCCTTGAGAGAAGGGCTGGGCTCGCCGTCGACCTGCGGAGACGGTCTGTCGTCGACGATGTCGATGTGAGCCGTGCGGTcatgctctttttctttttctaccgGAGCTTCCATGTCGTGCTGCCGATGCCCATGCAAGCCCGAGGCAGGATCGCTGGCGCAAGGGTctggggggttttttttttctttgtgatAGAGCGAAAGCTTGCGCTGCCGAAAATGTTGTTGTTGGGGCAGGGCTACACTGCTATAGCATGGCTTCGAAGGCGAGGGTGGCTGCCTACTAAGTATTCCATAACATTAGGTTTCGAGAGCTTTAAGCTCAAAATGCCTTGCAGGGCCGGGGTGGCGTTTTTGCTTAGTGACGAGTGACGCCTGAGCCCACTATAAatgttttgctgctgccgcgggGTGGTAGGGCAGGGTGCCAGATCCTACTAGAAATCCGAGCCGTCACTCGTCTCGGTCCTCCATATAAATAAGGCCGAGCTACGGCAACTTACGGAAGCTGCTAAATTGGCTGCCACACTCCATTTACACGATAAGAAGTAAGAAGTTCTGCTGTGCTTGAATACAATGTGAATAACCAGATCAAGATTTGTCTCTTGCAGCCCCGCCGTGTTCGGTGACAGGGCTCCGGAATCTGGGCCTTCTGTGATGCGCATCTCACGATTGTCATTTGCGTATTCTAGAGCGCTGGTGATACAGGCCACGGCAAGGAGATAcgcaacagcagcgccatGGACGTGGCGGCCACGTAAGTCTGTCGTCCGATGTGAGTATGGCTACGGCATGGCCAAGAGGCAAATCCACATCGGCCAAGTGTTGATGCCACCGGCCATCTTCACCGGACTTTTTCTAGCCCTGTGGTGCTACAAATGCATCATGCTGGTCTTGTTCCAGAATGCCATTATCTACAATCCCTTTCTCCCACCAAATGCTCGGAGCATGCGGATTTCGGACTTTTCACGCCAGTGCGGAGGAATTGAATGGCGAGAGGGCCGCATCAAATCTTTGGATGGCACCGAGATTGCTCTTTGTATAAGTGAGATGTTTTGCGAGCACAAGCCCAATGGCTCACCCAAGACGCcggtatatattttatattttcaaGGTATGCACAACTTCTCTCATGCCTTAAAGCAACTGCGAGTAGCTGAGGCGTAGAATAGGAAACGCCtcatctctccctcctcgTCTGCCAGATATCTCTGGTATTATGCGTCAACTGAAAGCAGAGACCGAGGGGCCGGTTCATTACACTATAGTTTGCCTCAGCTACAGAGGATATTGGACATCACACGATCGTCCTTCTGAAAAAGGCATTGATCTGGATTCTGAGGCAGCACTTCGATGGATCGCAAAACTCCATCAAGATAGATACAAGCAGACAGAAGGGACTGTACCCAATCCCATCACCATCTTATGGGGGCAGAGTATTGGGTGTGGCCTCGCAACAAATCTGGCAGCCAAAACTCAAAACGCGGCAACTTTACCAATTAACGCCTTGATACTGGAAACACCGTTCACAAACACCCGCGCAATGCTCACGGCGCTGTATCCACAAAAGTGGTTGCCGTATCAACACCTTTGGCCGTTCTTGCGCAACCATCTCGATAGCTGGTCAAACTTGGGCACGATAGCCACAAAAGCCTCAAAACCAGGGGTTTACATAGTGGAGGGTGGTAAAGACGAATTAGTGCCCTCCGACCATGGCAGCACCCTTTACAAGCGGTGCCAGGAGGTTCAGCTATTTGCAGAGCTGCATACAGTCCGCGGAGCTCTTCATAACGATGTGATGGTGCGGAAGGAAGGCAAGCACACCATTGCACGGTCTATTGCCTTGGCTGTTTCACGGGCACAAGAGGCCTATGCAGACCAGAAGCCATCTCTGCGCGGGCCGTCCAAGAGCAAAAATTGAGCGTGGACGGCAAACTTGAATCTTATACTTTAGAGTGCAAGTGCCAAAGCTATGGCGACTACTTCTAATCGTGGTCAAGTCTGCGCCAAGCACTCACACGGGATGCTCGTACCGGCCTTAGTTGATGCAGTAGCTTGCCAGAAACTCAGATAGAAGAAGGCCTGTACCTTG comes from Trichoderma asperellum chromosome 3, complete sequence and encodes:
- a CDS encoding uncharacterized protein (TransMembrane:1 (i12-36o)~MEROPS:MER0017239), whose amino-acid sequence is MAKRQIHIGQVLMPPAIFTGLFLALWCYKCIMLVLFQNAIIYNPFLPPNARSMRISDFSRQCGGIEWREGRIKSLDGTEIALCISEMFCEHKPNGSPKTPVYILYFQGNASSLPPRLPDISGIMRQLKAETEGPVHYTIVCLSYRGYWTSHDRPSEKGIDLDSEAALRWIAKLHQDRYKQTEGTVPNPITILWGQSIGCGLATNLAAKTQNAATLPINALILETPFTNTRAMLTALYPQKWLPYQHLWPFLRNHLDSWSNLGTIATKASKPGVYIVEGGKDELVPSDHGSTLYKRCQEVQLFAELHTVRGALHNDVMVRKEGKHTIARSIALAVSRAQEAYADQKPSLRGPSKSKN